Within the Deinococcus detaillensis genome, the region GGCAAAACCGCTTACCTGCTGGTCGACCGCAGCGCCGAGTACACCACTCTGCTCGCCAAGTATTTCAAAGACGCTTACCTCAAAGCGGGCGGCAAGATCACTTTGGAAGACTCGTACAAGTCCGGCGACAAGAACTTCGGGGCGCAGATCACCCGGCTGCGGGCGCTGGCCCAAAAGCCGGATATCCTCTACATCGCCGCTTTACCCGACGACATCGGCACGCTGGTCAAGCAGGTCAGGCAGGCGGGCATCATATCGCCGATCGTGGGGGGCGATGGGTACGACACGCCGCTTCTGGTGCAGGTGGGCGGCACGAGCGCCAACAACGTCTACTTTACCACCCACGCCCTGATCAGTCCCAAGAGCACCCCCGCCGTCAAGAAGTTCATGGCCGGCTATCAGAAGGATTTTGGTAAGGAGCCGGAGAACGCTTTTGCCGCGCTGGGCTACGACTCGGTTTACCTGGTGGCTGACGCCATCAAGCGGGCGGGCAGCGATGAGCCGGCCAAGATCAAGGCGGCGCTGGCAACCACCAAGAACCTCAAAACCGTGACAGGCACCATCACTTACGCGCCCGGCTCGCGGGTGCCGCAGAAAGGCGTGACAGTGATCGGCGTCAAGAACAAAGAACTCACCCTGGCGGCGGAGATGACGCCTACTTATGTCCCCAAACCCTGATCCTTCCACGTCTGAGCAGTTGCCGGGCCTGTGGGCCGCCTACCAGCAGCACCTTCGCGGCGCGACCTACACCGATTTGACCCACGCCTTCTTTCCCGGTCAGCCCCACTTCCC harbors:
- a CDS encoding ABC transporter substrate-binding protein, translating into MNNKNLVRLMLAAGLASLTPSLAQGKTPIKIGGAFNLTGALSSLDAPAANGAKLAVKEINAAGGVLGRPLELVVYDGKSDAATITNVASQLISSAKVRAIVGFTDSDSALALGPIAQKAGVPFVTAGATSPQLPTQIGDTMFLAPFGDNVQAAVGAEFAYKNLKGKTAYLLVDRSAEYTTLLAKYFKDAYLKAGGKITLEDSYKSGDKNFGAQITRLRALAQKPDILYIAALPDDIGTLVKQVRQAGIISPIVGGDGYDTPLLVQVGGTSANNVYFTTHALISPKSTPAVKKFMAGYQKDFGKEPENAFAALGYDSVYLVADAIKRAGSDEPAKIKAALATTKNLKTVTGTITYAPGSRVPQKGVTVIGVKNKELTLAAEMTPTYVPKP